In one Mycobacterium sp. NBC_00419 genomic region, the following are encoded:
- a CDS encoding FkbM family methyltransferase has protein sequence MRWKHELRHVVQRFGLDIVRYPLHDPLARTVKLLEHHHIDCVVDVGANDGGFATSIRRLGYAGRIISFEPLRRPFESLDRKAAADPNWDTHRCAIGDTNGEVTINVSADAGLSSSVLPMLQSHTDAAPQSRHVSTETVSQKRLDQVLPTLRVGPTHRTFLKVDVEGYESAVLDGASDLLAAGGIVGLQLELSLVPLYEGAMKYREGLDRAEGLGMTLMGLDAVFADPESGQLLQADAVFFADQPTGQRRLR, from the coding sequence ATGCGGTGGAAACACGAGCTGCGTCACGTCGTTCAGCGTTTTGGACTCGACATCGTTCGCTACCCGCTACACGATCCGCTCGCCCGCACAGTCAAGCTCCTCGAACATCATCACATCGACTGTGTGGTCGACGTCGGTGCCAATGACGGTGGGTTTGCAACCTCGATTCGTCGGCTCGGGTATGCCGGGCGCATCATCTCGTTCGAGCCGCTGCGGAGACCCTTTGAATCCCTCGACCGCAAGGCTGCTGCGGACCCGAACTGGGACACCCATCGATGCGCCATTGGCGATACCAATGGCGAGGTGACGATCAACGTCTCCGCCGACGCCGGACTGTCGAGCTCTGTGCTGCCGATGCTGCAAAGTCACACCGACGCTGCACCCCAATCCCGTCATGTGAGCACCGAGACGGTTTCCCAGAAGCGGCTCGATCAGGTGCTTCCCACGTTGAGGGTCGGCCCAACCCATCGCACTTTTCTCAAAGTCGACGTCGAGGGCTACGAGTCTGCGGTCCTGGATGGCGCTTCAGACCTGTTGGCTGCCGGCGGAATCGTCGGGCTTCAACTGGAGCTGTCATTGGTGCCGCTCTATGAAGGGGCAATGAAGTACCGGGAGGGGCTCGATCGCGCGGAAGGTCTCGGTATGACGTTGATGGGCCTTGACGCCGTCTTCGCCGACCCAGAATCAGGACAGTTGCTGCAGGCCGATGCGGTGTTCTTCGCTGATCAACCGACGGGTCAGCGGCGCCTCCGATGA